In Nomascus leucogenys isolate Asia chromosome 8, Asia_NLE_v1, whole genome shotgun sequence, a single genomic region encodes these proteins:
- the PNOC gene encoding prepronociceptin isoform X1, protein MKVLLCDLLLLSLFSSVFSSCQRDCLTCQEKLRPALDSFDLEVCILECEEKVFPSPLWTPCTKVMARSSWQLSPAAPEHVAAALYQPRASEMQHLRRMPRVRSLFQEQEEPEPGMEEAGEMEQKQLQKRFGGFTGARKSARKLANQKRFSEFMRQYLVLSMQSSQRRRTLHQNGVQVIPQTACVQPQTCRLGIRIPSSPRH, encoded by the exons ATGAAAGTCCTGCTTTGTGACCTGCTGCTGCTCAGCCTCTTCTCCAGTGTGTTCAGCAGTTGTCAGAGGGACTGTCTCACATGCCAGGAGAAGCTCCGCCCAGCCCTGGACAGCTTCGACCTGGAG GTGTGCATCCTCGAGTGTGAAGAGAAGGTCTTCCCCAGCCCCCTCTGGACTCCATGCACCAAGGTCATGGCCAGGAGCTCTTGGCAGCTCAGCCCTGCCGCCCCAGAGCATGTGGCGGCTGCTCTCTACCAGCCGAGAGCTTCGGAGATGCAGCATCTGCGGCGAATGCCCCGAGTCCGGAGCCTGTTCCAGGAGCAGGAGGAGCCCGAGCCTGGCATGGAGGAGGCTGGTGAGATGGAGCAGAAGCAGCTGCAGAAGAGATTTGGGGGCTTCACCGGGGCCCGGAAGTCGGCCCGGAAGTTGGCCAATCAGAAGCGGTTCAGTGAGTTTATGAGGCAGTACTTGGTCCTGAGCATGCAGTCCAGCCAGCGCCGGCGCACCCTGCACCAGAATG GCGTCCAGGTGATCCCCCAAACAGCATGTGTCCAGCCCCAGACCTGCCGCCTGGGAATCAGGATTCCTTCTTCCCCAAGGCACTGA
- the PNOC gene encoding prepronociceptin isoform X2 has protein sequence MKVLLCDLLLLSLFSSVFSSCQRDCLTCQEKLRPALDSFDLEVCILECEEKVFPSPLWTPCTKVMARSSWQLSPAAPEHVAAALYQPRASEMQHLRRMPRVRSLFQEQEEPEPGMEEAGEMEQKQLQKRFGGFTGARKSARKLANQKRFSEFMRQYLVLSMQSSQRRRTLHQNGNV, from the exons ATGAAAGTCCTGCTTTGTGACCTGCTGCTGCTCAGCCTCTTCTCCAGTGTGTTCAGCAGTTGTCAGAGGGACTGTCTCACATGCCAGGAGAAGCTCCGCCCAGCCCTGGACAGCTTCGACCTGGAG GTGTGCATCCTCGAGTGTGAAGAGAAGGTCTTCCCCAGCCCCCTCTGGACTCCATGCACCAAGGTCATGGCCAGGAGCTCTTGGCAGCTCAGCCCTGCCGCCCCAGAGCATGTGGCGGCTGCTCTCTACCAGCCGAGAGCTTCGGAGATGCAGCATCTGCGGCGAATGCCCCGAGTCCGGAGCCTGTTCCAGGAGCAGGAGGAGCCCGAGCCTGGCATGGAGGAGGCTGGTGAGATGGAGCAGAAGCAGCTGCAGAAGAGATTTGGGGGCTTCACCGGGGCCCGGAAGTCGGCCCGGAAGTTGGCCAATCAGAAGCGGTTCAGTGAGTTTATGAGGCAGTACTTGGTCCTGAGCATGCAGTCCAGCCAGCGCCGGCGCACCCTGCACCAGAATGGTAATGTGTAG